A region of the Ignavibacteriota bacterium genome:
GCGCCGTTTTCTTCTTCCTCTGATGGAACGGCGGCAACCGCGGAAACATTATCTTTCTCATCAAGACGGATGAGGCGAACGCCCTGCGTGTTCCGTCCGGCAACGCGAATTGTCTTCGCTGGTTGGCGGATGATAATGCCCTGCGATGTTACGACAACGATGTCATCATTGTCTAACACTTCCCTGATGGCAACCATGTTCCCTGTTTTCTCGGTTATCTTTAATGTGTACACGCCTTTGCCTCCGCGATGACTAACGCGGTAATCGGCAAGGTCACTCCGTTTTCCGAAACCATCTTCCGAGACGACAAGAATTGTTGTCGTTTGTCTTCGCGCCGCTACTGCGCCGACGACTTTATCTTTCTTCTCTAACCTGATGGCTCGAACGCCGCTCGCTGTTCGTCCCATCGGTCTCGCTTCTGATTCATGGAAACGAATTGCAACTCCCTTGTTCGTTCCGATAACGATGTCGGATTTTCCATCGGTGAGTTTTACATCAATCAGTTGGTCTCCCTTTTGTAATTTGATTGCGGCAATACCGTTTTTACGCGGGTTGCTGTATTCCGAAAGCGCCGTCTTTTTAATCAAACCCTGTTCGGTGAACATAGCAACATAGTGGTCGTCATCAAACTGTGCGACGGAAACAAACGCGGTGATTTTTTCATCCGATTGTTTGTGAACAAGGTTGACGATGGATTTCCCGCGCGCCATTCGTCCCGCTTCGGGAATCTCGAACACCTTCAACCAATAACACCGACCTTTATCTGTGAAGAATAAAATATAATTGTGCGTCGAGGCGATAAACATTTGTTCAATAAAATCATCTTCCTTCGTAGTCGCGCCTGTAACTCCTTTTCCGCCACGGGCTTGCCGCCTGTAGTTGGAAACAGGGAAACGTTTAATGAATCCGCCGTGGCTGACCGTGATAACGACATCTTCCTGCGCAATCATATCTTCAATGCTGAACTCTTCCGCTTTGTAGATGATTTCCGTCCGGCGTTCATCCCCATATTTCTTTTTGATTTCCTGCAATTCTTCTTTGATGATTTGCATCTGTAATTTTTTGCTTGCAAGAATTGCTTTCAACTTCTCGATGAGTTTAATCGTCTCTTTGTACTCTTCTTCAATCTTTTTCCGTTCAAGACCGGTAAGCCGTTGCAAGCGCATGTCAAGAATCGCTTTCGCCTGTATCTCGGAAAGTTTGAATCGCTTCATCAACTGTTCCTGCGCCGTCGGAACATCTTTCGATTTTTTGATGACACGGATGACTTCATCAATATTATCGAGCGCGATAATATATCCTTCGAGTAAATGAGCGCGTTTCTCCGCCTCATCCAAATCGTACTTCGCGCGGCGAACGACAACTTCATTTCTGTGCTTGATGAAGTGGTCAATAATCTGTCGGAGTGTCAGCGTTTGCGGGCGTCCGTCAACCAACGCAAGCATGATAACGCCGAATGTTGTCTGAAGTTGCGTGTGTTTGTAAAGATTGTTCAGCACAACTTCCGCATCGGCATCGCGTTTCAAATCAATCACGACACGCAATCCGTCTCTGTCGGATTCATCATTCACGCCGGAGATGTCTTCTAATTTCTTTTCCCGGACGAGTTCTGCAATCTTCTCAATCAACGATGCTTTGTTGACCTGATACGGAACTTCGGTGACGATAATTCTCTGCCGGTCTCCTTTTCCTGTTTCGATGTTCGCTTTCGCACGAACAATAATTTTCCCGCGCCCTGTTTTATACGCATCCTTCACTCCGTCGTAACCATAGATAATTCCGCCGGTCGGGAAATCGGGCGCTTTGATAATCTTCATCAACTTTTCTTCGGGAAGCGCGGGGTTATCAATCACCGCGATGCAACCATCAATCACTTCGGTAAGATTGTGTGGAGGAATGTTTGTCGTCATGCCGACTGCAATTCCTGAACTTCCGTTGACGAGAAGATTCGGAATCTGCGCGGGCATAACGGTCGGTTCTTTCAGCGTGTCGTCAAAGTTCGGGGCGAAATCCACCGTGTTTTTGTCTAAGTCACGAAGCATTTCTTCTGCGATACGGGAAAGCCGCGCCTCTGTGTAACGCATTGCCGCGGGCGCGTCTCCATCCATCGAGCCGAAGTTTCCTTGTCCATCCACAAGCGGATAGCGGAGAGAAAAATCCTGCGCCATACGAACCATCGTATCATACACCGCCGAATCTCCGTGCGGGTGATATTTACCAAGCACTTCTCCGACGATACGCGCGCTTTTTTTATACGCCCGATTGCTCGCAAGTCCGAGGTCACTCATTCCGAACAGCACGCGGCGATGAACGGGTTTTAATCCGTCACGCACATCGGGTAATGCTCTTGACACGATTACGCTCATCGCGTAATCAATGTACGAGCCCTTCATTTCGTCTTCAATATCTACGGGGACTATTTTTTCGCTTAATGTTGCCATTCTCTTAGTTCTTCGTTCTTGGTTGTCGGTTGACTGTTGTTCTTTTGTTGTTTATTCTTAGCAGTTTAAATTGTAAATCATTTTTTTCTTTTCGACGATCTATCTATTTAACCATTCATCTACATCAATCTCTGCTTGCCGCAACAATTCCTTGATGAAAATACTATCTATTTGTTTTCCGTGCGGGTTGGGAATTGTCAACCGAAATTTTTCACGCTTCATATATTCATGTTTTCCACCGGGAAATGGACCCTGGAACCCGAGATTCTTCAGTTTTTTCACTAACTCAGACCGTGAGCAAGGTGGAATTTTAGGCATGAACAAAATTTTTTCTTGATTTGCTTAATCTGTTCACGGCGGTAATCAAACTTCGTCCGTTAACAGCGGGAATCGGATCCCCATCCTTCAATGCAGAAGTTACCCATAATTCTATTGCATCAATAAGATTTGCCCGGGCATCTTCAAAATTATCTGCTTGCGTCATGCAACCCGGCAAATCCGGGGCGATGCCTATAATACATTTTTCATTCACTCCTTCTTTGTAACGCGCGTTCTTGAGGACTTCTTTGACAAATTCTGCAAACGATACTTTCTTCATATTTCATTCCATTAGAAACTATTCGATAATCTAATTATTAAACATCTTGATGACATACAAACCTCGCGTATTCTTAATTACAAACCTTGTACTTCTTCTTCAATTTCATCATACTCTTTCACCAAGTTTCTTTCTGAATTCATTGAAAATTCCTTCAACCATTTTTTTACGTACGTTGTGTCAAGATTTCGGTTTGTATTAATAATACCTTTTATGTCTTGAATATCGAGCGGTCTTCCGGCAAACAGTTTATGTATAATCGTATCTTCAGCGGTCGCAAATCGTACGTTTGTATTCCCGAGTCGGACCGTCACCGTTCGTTGAATCGCTTCTCTCTCGTACGGCATAAATGAGAAGATAAAATCAACAACAACGTTCGTCTCTTTTTCTTCCACGCTGAATAAAGCATTTCGTATCACAAACTCCTTTGTTACGCCCTTCCTCGGTTCAAGCGAAAGTTCTTGAGCTATTTTATATACTCGTTCTGCTTCGTTTGTGTCAATTCCAAGCGTAATATCTATATCTTTCGTAAAGCGCGGTTCGCCGTGAACAATGACCGCTTGACCACCAATTACCATATACGGAATGTTTTCTCGATCAAGCAAAGGCACGATTCTCGAGAGGAGTTTTTCAAATACCGACATTCAATTTCCTTGCTATGGCAATCAAATGGCTCAAATCATCTTCTCCGTTATTCGTCTTCAATTTGCCGAGCGATTTTACTTCTTCATACATCGAATCAAGAAGAGCATATTTTTGTTCGATAGTCAAAGGATGCTCGCGCTCTTGCCTTCTTCTCATTCGCTCTACTTCTTCCGGATTTCTTATCATGCTTTATCTTTAATCTCAACTACTCAAATACTATATACTCACATACATATAATCACACATCAAGATTCCGTACATACTTCGCATTCTTCTCTATGAATGCACGGCGCGGTTCAACTTCATCTCCCATCAATATGGAAAATGTTCGGTCGGCATCCGCGGCGTTTTCAATCGCTACCTGTAACACGGTTCGTGTTTCGGGGTTCATCGTTGTTGACCACAGTTGTTCGGGATTCATTTCACCCAACCCTTTGAAACGGGAGATAGCCATCCCGCTCGAGTTAACAATAACTTCTTCTCCTTCCACAACTTCAACCGTTGCTTCTTCTTTCTCTGTGTCTTTTTTCTTTTCTCCCTTTAATCGTTTGATGATTTCATCCCGCTCTTCATCATCGAACGCGTAATGTTCCTGTTTTCCTTTTTTGACTTTGTACAACGGCGGCTGTGCGATATACACATGCCCGAGGTCAATCAGTTCTCTCATGTGGCGGAAGAAGAGTGTCAACAAGAGTGTGCGAATGTGTGAACCGTCCACGTCGGCATCGCACATGATGATGATTTTCCCGTAGCGCAATTTTGCTGAACTGAAATCTTCGCCCACGCCTGTTCCGATTGCCTGAAAGATACAACGGATTTCTTCGTTCTCAAGAATTTTATGCATCCGCGATTTTTCCACGTTCAGAATTTTTCCTTTAATGGGAAGGATTGCTTGAAATCTTCTGTCGCGTCCTTGCTTAGCCGAGCCGCCTGCGGAATCTCCTTCTACAATGTAAAGTTCGCAGTGTTCCGGGTCTTCAATGGAACAATCGGCAAGTTTGCCGGGAAGCGTTGAAGATTCGAGCGCGTTTTTCCTGCGCGCAAGTTCGCGTGCCTTGCGGGCGGCTTCCCGCGCTTCTGCCGCGCGTAAACACTTTTCAATAATCCGTTTCGCATCGGGCGGATTTTCATCGAGCCACGTTGCAAGATGTTCGCCTACAACTCCTTCAACAATTCCCTTCACTTCGCTGTTACCGAGTTTTGTTTTTGTTTGTCCTTCAAACTGCGGCTCCGGAACTTTCACGCTGATTACCGCCGTCAATCCTTCGCGGAAATCATCGCCGGTAAGTTGAACGCTGTTTTCTTTTACAAGATTATTTTTCGATGCAAAACTATTCAGTGTGCGGGTAAGCGTTGTGCGGAACCCGATAAGGTGCGTTCCGCCTTCATGCGTATTGATGTTGTTGACATAGGTGAAAATATTTTCGTTGTATTGGTCGT
Encoded here:
- the gyrA gene encoding DNA gyrase subunit A, with the protein product MATLSEKIVPVDIEDEMKGSYIDYAMSVIVSRALPDVRDGLKPVHRRVLFGMSDLGLASNRAYKKSARIVGEVLGKYHPHGDSAVYDTMVRMAQDFSLRYPLVDGQGNFGSMDGDAPAAMRYTEARLSRIAEEMLRDLDKNTVDFAPNFDDTLKEPTVMPAQIPNLLVNGSSGIAVGMTTNIPPHNLTEVIDGCIAVIDNPALPEEKLMKIIKAPDFPTGGIIYGYDGVKDAYKTGRGKIIVRAKANIETGKGDRQRIIVTEVPYQVNKASLIEKIAELVREKKLEDISGVNDESDRDGLRVVIDLKRDADAEVVLNNLYKHTQLQTTFGVIMLALVDGRPQTLTLRQIIDHFIKHRNEVVVRRAKYDLDEAEKRAHLLEGYIIALDNIDEVIRVIKKSKDVPTAQEQLMKRFKLSEIQAKAILDMRLQRLTGLERKKIEEEYKETIKLIEKLKAILASKKLQMQIIKEELQEIKKKYGDERRTEIIYKAEEFSIEDMIAQEDVVITVSHGGFIKRFPVSNYRRQARGGKGVTGATTKEDDFIEQMFIASTHNYILFFTDKGRCYWLKVFEIPEAGRMARGKSIVNLVHKQSDEKITAFVSVAQFDDDHYVAMFTEQGLIKKTALSEYSNPRKNGIAAIKLQKGDQLIDVKLTDGKSDIVIGTNKGVAIRFHESEARPMGRTASGVRAIRLEKKDKVVGAVAARRQTTTILVVSEDGFGKRSDLADYRVSHRGGKGVYTLKITEKTGNMVAIREVLDNDDIVVVTSQGIIIRQPAKTIRVAGRNTQGVRLIRLDEKDNVSAVAAVPSEEEENGAKEIAGEGEQQTLFEEKKRGKK
- a CDS encoding type II toxin-antitoxin system HicB family antitoxin encodes the protein MKKVSFAEFVKEVLKNARYKEGVNEKCIIGIAPDLPGCMTQADNFEDARANLIDAIELWVTSALKDGDPIPAVNGRSLITAVNRLSKSRKNFVHA
- a CDS encoding type II toxin-antitoxin system HicA family toxin translates to MPKIPPCSRSELVKKLKNLGFQGPFPGGKHEYMKREKFRLTIPNPHGKQIDSIFIKELLRQAEIDVDEWLNR
- a CDS encoding nucleotidyltransferase; translated protein: MSVFEKLLSRIVPLLDRENIPYMVIGGQAVIVHGEPRFTKDIDITLGIDTNEAERVYKIAQELSLEPRKGVTKEFVIRNALFSVEEKETNVVVDFIFSFMPYEREAIQRTVTVRLGNTNVRFATAEDTIIHKLFAGRPLDIQDIKGIINTNRNLDTTYVKKWLKEFSMNSERNLVKEYDEIEEEVQGL
- the gyrB gene encoding DNA topoisomerase (ATP-hydrolyzing) subunit B; protein product: MKSEKENKKKQEGEYTADDITVLKGLEPVRQRPAMYIGDVSTRGLHHLVYEVVDNSIDEALAGYAHNINVSINKDGSITVVDDGRGIPTGIHAEEKRSALEVVMTVLHAGGKFDKSTYKVSGGLHGVGVSVVNALSEWLEVEVSREGKLWFQKFKQGNPVEPVKVIGKAEGRKTGTKVTFLPDGTIFKNRTYKFETLAERLRELAFLNPDVVLTIKDLRKGQEQEEEFHFKGGLIEFVKYIDSTRPSLLKKSFYAKGQDKDENGRVVEVEVAFQYNDQYNENIFTYVNNINTHEGGTHLIGFRTTLTRTLNSFASKNNLVKENSVQLTGDDFREGLTAVISVKVPEPQFEGQTKTKLGNSEVKGIVEGVVGEHLATWLDENPPDAKRIIEKCLRAAEAREAARKARELARRKNALESSTLPGKLADCSIEDPEHCELYIVEGDSAGGSAKQGRDRRFQAILPIKGKILNVEKSRMHKILENEEIRCIFQAIGTGVGEDFSSAKLRYGKIIIMCDADVDGSHIRTLLLTLFFRHMRELIDLGHVYIAQPPLYKVKKGKQEHYAFDDEERDEIIKRLKGEKKKDTEKEEATVEVVEGEEVIVNSSGMAISRFKGLGEMNPEQLWSTTMNPETRTVLQVAIENAADADRTFSILMGDEVEPRRAFIEKNAKYVRNLDV